The following proteins are co-located in the Tardibacter chloracetimidivorans genome:
- a CDS encoding VOC family protein, whose protein sequence is MTDSYLHISFLVKNLEEGMAEYGRLFGIAFRPPQCSPLADLEQFGIEETGTELRAAYSVAGPPYYELIEATGCGMFDPAQGFGFHHVGLWMEDPDELRAQLALQNIPVEGIYWSPEGDIFTIHTAPAGENKIRFEYLNRKFEKTFAEILETGVVPQ, encoded by the coding sequence ATGACCGACAGCTATCTGCACATTAGCTTCCTGGTGAAGAACCTCGAAGAGGGGATGGCCGAGTACGGCCGGCTGTTCGGAATCGCGTTCAGGCCGCCGCAGTGCTCGCCACTGGCAGACCTCGAGCAATTCGGGATCGAAGAAACGGGTACCGAGCTGCGGGCGGCGTACTCGGTCGCAGGGCCGCCCTATTACGAACTGATCGAAGCCACCGGATGCGGAATGTTCGATCCTGCCCAGGGATTTGGTTTCCACCATGTCGGGCTTTGGATGGAAGATCCCGACGAACTGCGCGCTCAACTCGCGCTGCAAAATATTCCTGTCGAGGGCATATATTGGTCGCCCGAAGGAGACATATTCACGATCCATACCGCACCCGCAGGAGAGAATAAGATCCGTTTCGAGTATCTGAACCGCAAGTTCGAAAAGACTTTTGCCGAGATCCTTGAAACCGGCGTCGTTCCCCAATGA
- a CDS encoding alpha/beta hydrolase, whose translation MQDAFEVDSEWVSISYQESIAFTEVYGFAGNQGAVNLEGILFRPRGVASKTLQIYMHPASTLQLLPVPREAVRRGAHVLCAGSRYARNDTAAILEKVLLDLGAYIRHAKSVWGYEHIVLVGWSGGGSLSLFYQAQAERPTITHTPAGDPVDIVGADLIPADAVIFQAAHISRARLLLDIIDPSVRDELNPDDRDPDLDIYNIKPPFDPAFIKRYREAQLARVRRITGWVKDTLEELRRRGGAEVERGFVTHRTLADPRFLDPALDPNDRPPGWCYLGNPETVNSGPVGLARFSTLRAWLSQWSIDDTQGDGVACASVIRAPLLFIENSADDAVPQPHCREVFDAAVSPDKRYELMEGATHYYKGQPELLAKATDLTRAWLSERGLAGR comes from the coding sequence ATGCAGGACGCGTTTGAAGTGGACTCGGAATGGGTTAGCATCTCCTATCAAGAGTCGATCGCTTTCACGGAGGTCTACGGATTTGCCGGCAACCAGGGTGCGGTCAATCTCGAGGGCATTCTGTTCCGCCCCCGCGGTGTGGCTTCCAAGACGCTCCAGATCTACATGCATCCCGCCTCCACGCTGCAGCTCCTGCCCGTCCCTCGAGAGGCAGTTCGTAGAGGCGCGCATGTCCTATGCGCCGGCAGTCGCTACGCCCGCAACGATACGGCCGCGATACTCGAGAAGGTGCTGCTCGATCTCGGCGCCTACATTCGGCACGCGAAATCCGTCTGGGGCTATGAGCACATCGTCCTGGTCGGCTGGAGCGGAGGAGGATCGCTGTCGCTCTTCTATCAAGCACAGGCAGAGCGACCGACCATAACACACACACCCGCGGGCGACCCGGTCGACATCGTCGGAGCTGATCTCATTCCCGCCGACGCCGTCATATTTCAGGCGGCACATATCTCTCGCGCCCGCTTGCTGCTGGACATAATCGACCCTTCGGTACGGGACGAACTGAACCCGGACGACCGCGATCCCGACCTTGACATCTACAACATCAAGCCGCCGTTCGATCCCGCCTTCATCAAGCGATATCGCGAGGCTCAGCTGGCGCGCGTCAGGCGCATCACCGGTTGGGTCAAGGATACGCTCGAAGAGCTGAGGCGCCGGGGCGGCGCGGAAGTGGAACGCGGGTTCGTAACTCACCGGACGCTCGCCGACCCGCGGTTCCTCGATCCCGCGCTCGACCCCAATGATAGGCCGCCGGGCTGGTGCTACCTGGGTAACCCGGAGACCGTCAACAGTGGGCCTGTGGGGCTCGCGCGCTTCTCCACATTGCGTGCCTGGCTCTCCCAATGGTCGATCGACGATACCCAAGGGGACGGAGTGGCGTGCGCTTCGGTGATCAGGGCGCCGCTCCTGTTCATCGAAAACTCGGCCGATGATGCCGTTCCGCAGCCGCATTGCCGGGAAGTCTTCGACGCAGCGGTCTCGCCGGATAAGCGCTACGAGCTGATGGAGGGGGCGACCCACTATTATAAGGGGCAGCCGGAGCTGCTAGCAAAAGCCACCGACCTCACCCGAGCCTGGCTCAGCGAGCGCGGTCTTGCCGGCCGCTGA
- a CDS encoding NAD(P)-dependent alcohol dehydrogenase, protein MTQAHGYAALEQGGTLKPFAFARREPGLQDIVVDIRYCGVCHTDLNAVRNILGYYAFPLVPRHEIVGKVVHIGDGVTRFQPGDWAGIGTVIDSCGSCDHCRDGLEPYCRKGATSTYGRPDRHGQMAYGGYADNYVIDERYAFRIPSGLDPASAAPLLCAGITTYSPLRRAGIGARHKVGIVGLGGLGHIAVKWAKMFGAHVTVLTTSADKAADAKRLGANDATVSTDLEAMTALNGTLDFILDTVAASHDLNDYLKLLKLGGELCLVGIPAEQPEISPLLLAAGRRSVSGSMTGGLAETEEMLELAARHRIACDVEIIAMSQINAAFERLGRGDVHYRFVIDMACDI, encoded by the coding sequence ATGACACAAGCCCACGGATATGCAGCTCTGGAGCAAGGCGGCACGCTGAAGCCTTTCGCCTTTGCGAGACGTGAACCGGGGCTTCAGGACATTGTCGTCGACATTCGTTACTGCGGCGTTTGTCACACCGACCTGAATGCAGTCCGCAACATCCTCGGCTACTACGCCTTTCCGCTGGTGCCTCGTCACGAGATCGTCGGCAAGGTCGTACATATCGGCGATGGAGTAACCCGATTCCAGCCGGGAGACTGGGCGGGTATCGGAACCGTCATCGACTCTTGCGGCAGCTGCGACCATTGTCGTGATGGACTTGAGCCCTACTGCCGCAAAGGCGCGACGAGTACATATGGGCGCCCGGACCGGCATGGCCAGATGGCCTATGGCGGCTACGCTGACAACTACGTCATCGACGAGCGCTATGCCTTTCGGATACCAAGCGGTCTCGACCCCGCAAGCGCAGCGCCCCTCCTCTGCGCCGGCATCACGACATACTCGCCGTTGCGCCGAGCAGGCATTGGTGCGAGACACAAGGTCGGTATCGTCGGTTTGGGCGGTCTTGGGCATATCGCCGTAAAATGGGCGAAGATGTTTGGTGCTCATGTTACAGTCCTGACAACCAGCGCGGACAAGGCCGCGGATGCGAAGCGATTAGGCGCCAATGACGCTACGGTCTCCACCGATTTAGAGGCGATGACCGCGCTGAACGGAACCCTGGATTTCATATTAGACACTGTGGCTGCCAGTCATGATTTGAACGATTATTTAAAGCTACTGAAGCTTGGCGGCGAATTGTGTCTCGTGGGTATTCCTGCGGAGCAGCCCGAGATCTCACCGCTTTTGCTGGCGGCCGGTCGGCGATCCGTCTCAGGCTCGATGACTGGCGGCCTCGCGGAAACAGAGGAGATGCTGGAACTCGCCGCGCGGCACCGCATCGCGTGTGATGTCGAGATCATCGCAATGTCGCAAATCAACGCGGCTTTCGAGCGGCTGGGGAGGGGCGACGTCCACTACCGGTTCGTGATCGACATGGCATGCGACATCTAG
- a CDS encoding helix-turn-helix domain-containing protein gives MSPVMQKTSEIGADIFAGLPNVIDAVGSPDFGFNLLAFLHKTCGAEHSAVFHLDSGTLREVTASSIDGTDTAHRQAGIYVESGVWRRDPTFQEAAIRLDKSPSAILRTDVARLADNQLRDVVYGQTAISDRVLICAKKDDSVVGLSVLRSSQVGTFSACELKRMESIAASLLALLAKHINILWRGPDLSVALTSLEEIETCISETYRDMPRREAEVCSRIIYGVSSLGIALELGISPETVMTYRKRAYQRLAIATQRELFIWYLAIWSRWPGRLEPSKLVH, from the coding sequence GTGTCGCCAGTTATGCAAAAAACCTCAGAGATCGGGGCGGACATATTCGCCGGTCTGCCCAATGTGATCGACGCGGTCGGCAGTCCGGATTTCGGCTTTAACCTGTTGGCTTTTCTACATAAAACGTGCGGCGCAGAGCATAGCGCCGTCTTCCATCTCGACTCGGGTACTCTGCGTGAGGTCACGGCATCAAGCATCGATGGTACCGACACCGCCCACAGGCAGGCTGGCATCTATGTCGAGAGCGGCGTCTGGCGCCGCGATCCGACCTTCCAAGAGGCAGCGATTCGCCTCGACAAGAGCCCTTCCGCGATCTTGCGCACAGACGTTGCTCGGTTGGCCGATAATCAATTGCGCGATGTCGTTTATGGGCAGACGGCCATCAGCGACCGCGTGCTGATCTGCGCAAAAAAGGATGATAGCGTTGTCGGACTGAGCGTGCTTCGCTCGAGTCAGGTGGGCACCTTCTCGGCGTGCGAGCTGAAGCGGATGGAGTCCATAGCGGCCTCGCTGCTCGCCCTACTCGCCAAGCATATCAATATTCTTTGGCGAGGCCCCGACCTTTCGGTTGCTCTCACCTCACTCGAAGAAATCGAAACCTGCATCTCGGAAACATATCGCGACATGCCGCGACGTGAAGCAGAGGTTTGCAGCCGGATTATCTATGGTGTTTCATCGCTGGGGATTGCTCTGGAGTTAGGCATATCGCCTGAAACGGTGATGACATATCGTAAGCGCGCCTACCAGCGCCTGGCGATCGCTACGCAGCGGGAACTCTTCATCTGGTATTTGGCGATCTGGAGCCGGTGGCCCGGGAGATTGGAGCCGTCAAAGCTTGTCCATTAG
- a CDS encoding SDR family NAD(P)-dependent oxidoreductase, whose protein sequence is MKIDGLAAVVTGGASGLGGATARVLAERGAKIAVFDLNEEAGVAHAAEIGGAFFGVDVTDEKSVAAGLLAAESAHGVARLLINCAGVAPAIKTVGRDGQPHPLEAFRRTIDINLVGSFNVIAQFAARLRAADLIGEERGVVVNTASVAAFDGQIGQVAYAASKAGIVGLTLPLARDLAQHRIRVVTIAPGLFLTPMLMGLPTAAQDSLGKQVPHPSRLGHPEEYAQLVESIVANPMLNGETIRLDGAIRMSPK, encoded by the coding sequence ATGAAGATTGACGGCCTTGCCGCTGTTGTTACCGGCGGCGCATCCGGCTTGGGCGGGGCCACCGCGCGAGTGCTCGCAGAACGGGGCGCCAAGATCGCGGTGTTCGATCTGAACGAGGAAGCCGGCGTGGCTCACGCGGCCGAGATTGGCGGCGCTTTTTTCGGGGTCGATGTGACGGACGAGAAAAGCGTCGCGGCCGGCCTCCTTGCCGCAGAATCGGCCCACGGCGTTGCCCGGCTCCTGATCAACTGTGCAGGTGTCGCCCCGGCTATCAAGACGGTCGGACGCGACGGTCAGCCGCATCCGCTCGAGGCGTTTCGGCGGACCATCGATATAAATCTGGTTGGCTCCTTCAACGTGATCGCCCAATTTGCGGCTCGCCTCCGTGCGGCCGACCTCATCGGTGAGGAGAGGGGCGTAGTCGTCAATACCGCATCAGTGGCAGCTTTCGATGGGCAGATCGGGCAGGTTGCCTACGCCGCATCGAAGGCAGGCATCGTCGGCCTGACACTGCCGCTCGCACGCGATTTGGCACAGCATCGCATCAGGGTCGTAACGATCGCGCCTGGGCTCTTCCTGACACCGATGCTGATGGGATTGCCGACCGCCGCCCAGGACAGCCTCGGTAAGCAGGTGCCGCACCCAAGCCGCCTCGGTCATCCCGAGGAGTATGCGCAACTGGTCGAGAGTATCGTCGCCAACCCCATGTTGAACGGGGAGACGATCCGGCTCGATGGTGCGATCCGAATGTCCCCCAAATAA
- a CDS encoding acetyl-CoA C-acyltransferase, producing MVDDPIVVVAYARTAMGGFQGSLSSMKSTDLGAAAVKGALGRAGISPDAVDQIVMGCVLPAGLGQAPARQAALSAGLPHSVEATTINKMCGSGMQAAMLAADVLRAEAADVIVAGGMESMSGAPYLLSKHRSGARIGHDAVKDSMFLDGLEDAYEPGKLMGSFAEDIAQEYQIGRAAQDAFAVESLLRAQRAIESGAFAREIVDVVVSGRAGDVVVNQDEQPGKADLAKIPTLKPAFARDGTITAANASSISDGAAALVLTRASVADRLGVSPVARLVAKAAHAHAPARFATAPVPAIQKLLAKAGWELSDVDLFEVNEAFAVVTMVAMHELGIAHEKMNVNGGACALGHPIGASGARIIATLIAALQERGLSKGVASLCIGGGEATAVALELM from the coding sequence ATGGTGGACGATCCCATCGTGGTGGTCGCCTATGCTAGAACCGCTATGGGTGGCTTCCAAGGAAGTCTGTCCAGCATGAAGTCGACCGATCTTGGCGCCGCCGCTGTGAAGGGCGCTTTGGGTCGAGCGGGCATTTCGCCCGACGCCGTGGATCAGATCGTCATGGGGTGCGTGCTCCCCGCCGGACTGGGCCAAGCTCCCGCCCGCCAAGCTGCGCTGAGTGCAGGCTTGCCTCACTCGGTGGAAGCCACGACGATCAACAAAATGTGTGGGTCGGGGATGCAAGCTGCGATGCTTGCCGCCGACGTGCTTCGCGCGGAGGCGGCCGATGTAATCGTGGCAGGAGGCATGGAGAGCATGTCCGGCGCTCCCTACCTGCTCTCGAAACATCGTTCGGGTGCACGCATCGGCCATGATGCCGTGAAGGATTCAATGTTTCTTGACGGCCTTGAGGACGCCTACGAGCCTGGAAAGCTCATGGGATCCTTTGCCGAGGATATCGCTCAAGAGTATCAGATCGGCCGCGCCGCACAGGACGCTTTCGCAGTAGAGAGCCTCCTGCGGGCCCAAAGGGCTATCGAGTCCGGAGCGTTCGCCCGCGAAATTGTTGACGTTGTGGTAAGCGGCCGTGCTGGCGACGTTGTCGTCAATCAGGATGAGCAGCCGGGAAAGGCTGATCTGGCGAAGATTCCCACGCTCAAGCCTGCGTTCGCCCGTGACGGCACAATCACAGCGGCCAATGCGTCTTCGATATCGGACGGTGCGGCGGCCCTCGTCCTCACTCGGGCAAGCGTCGCAGATAGGCTGGGTGTCTCGCCAGTCGCTCGGCTCGTTGCCAAGGCGGCGCATGCCCACGCGCCGGCCCGCTTTGCTACCGCACCGGTTCCGGCAATACAAAAGCTGCTCGCCAAGGCGGGTTGGGAATTGTCCGACGTCGATCTGTTCGAAGTGAACGAGGCGTTCGCTGTCGTGACCATGGTAGCCATGCACGAGCTTGGCATCGCCCATGAAAAAATGAACGTGAATGGCGGCGCGTGCGCGCTCGGCCATCCGATCGGTGCGTCAGGTGCCAGGATTATCGCGACACTGATCGCTGCGCTACAAGAGCGGGGCCTGAGCAAAGGCGTCGCCTCATTGTGCATCGGCGGGGGAGAAGCAACGGCTGTTGCTCTTGAGTTGATGTGA
- a CDS encoding VOC family protein encodes MSLEKQPLLIGNPFQVAYVTTDIDQAIEMFRKTYGLRDMLVWRDVSIDVTTPHGPGTSRMDVAFAWIKDLMYEIVRPISGPVDFYKEHLPDDGFGLAFHHLAFEITGDRDDWNRFRDCLPSDKSIPVVGPSDYPVQFLYTDERPWLGHYHEYVWFGPGAQDLFKDVPRF; translated from the coding sequence ATGAGCTTGGAAAAGCAGCCTTTGTTGATCGGCAACCCTTTTCAGGTCGCATATGTAACCACTGACATCGACCAAGCGATCGAGATGTTTCGCAAAACCTATGGCCTTCGGGATATGTTGGTTTGGCGAGATGTCTCAATCGACGTTACGACGCCTCATGGTCCCGGCACGTCGCGGATGGACGTCGCCTTCGCTTGGATCAAAGATCTGATGTACGAGATCGTGCGACCAATATCAGGGCCTGTCGATTTCTATAAAGAGCATTTGCCTGACGATGGGTTCGGGCTGGCCTTTCATCATCTTGCATTTGAAATCACTGGGGATCGGGACGATTGGAACCGCTTCCGCGATTGCCTACCGTCCGACAAGTCCATTCCAGTCGTCGGGCCGAGCGATTATCCGGTGCAGTTCCTATACACAGATGAAAGGCCTTGGCTCGGGCACTATCACGAATATGTCTGGTTTGGCCCGGGTGCTCAGGATTTGTTCAAGGACGTGCCGCGCTTCTAG